In one window of Pseudomonas chlororaphis subsp. chlororaphis DNA:
- a CDS encoding CaiB/BaiF CoA transferase family protein: MGALSHLRVLDLSRVLAGPWAGQILADLGAEVIKVERPGNGDDTRAWGPPFLKDAYGENTTEAAYYLSANRNKQSVTIDFTRPEGQRLVRELAAKSDILIENFKVGGLAAYGLDYQSLKALNPNLIYCSITGFGQTGPYAKRAGYDFMIQGLGGLMSLTGRPEGDEGAGPVKVGVALTDILTGLYSTVAILAALAHRQHDGGGQHIDMALLDVQVACLANQAMNYLTTGVAPKRLGNAHPNIVPYQDFPSADGDFILTVGNDGQFRKFAEVAGQPQWADDPRFATNKLRVTNRAVLIPLIRQATVFKTTAEWVAQLEQAGVPCGPINDLAQMFEDPQVKARGLAIELPHALAGLVPQVASPIRLSETPVEYRHAPPLLGEHTAQVLQRVLGLELESVDALRVSGVV; this comes from the coding sequence ATGGGCGCGTTATCTCATTTGCGGGTGCTGGACTTGTCGCGAGTGCTGGCCGGGCCTTGGGCCGGTCAGATCCTGGCGGACCTGGGGGCCGAGGTGATCAAAGTCGAGCGTCCGGGTAATGGTGACGATACGCGCGCCTGGGGGCCGCCTTTCCTCAAGGACGCTTATGGCGAGAACACTACGGAGGCCGCCTATTACCTGTCGGCCAACCGCAACAAGCAATCGGTGACTATCGACTTCACTCGGCCGGAAGGTCAGCGCCTGGTGCGCGAGTTGGCGGCCAAGTCCGACATTCTGATCGAGAACTTCAAGGTTGGCGGTCTGGCGGCCTATGGGTTGGACTATCAGTCGCTGAAGGCGCTCAACCCTAATCTGATCTATTGCTCCATTACCGGCTTTGGCCAGACCGGGCCTTATGCCAAGCGTGCCGGCTACGACTTCATGATCCAGGGACTGGGCGGGCTGATGAGCCTGACCGGGCGTCCCGAGGGGGATGAGGGCGCCGGGCCGGTGAAGGTCGGCGTGGCATTGACGGATATCCTGACGGGGTTGTACTCGACTGTGGCGATTCTTGCCGCATTGGCGCACCGGCAGCATGACGGCGGTGGGCAGCACATTGATATGGCGTTGCTGGATGTACAGGTTGCGTGTCTGGCCAACCAGGCGATGAACTACCTGACCACCGGAGTTGCTCCCAAGCGCCTGGGTAATGCTCACCCGAATATCGTGCCTTATCAGGACTTTCCCTCGGCGGATGGCGATTTCATCCTTACCGTGGGGAATGACGGGCAGTTCCGCAAGTTTGCCGAGGTGGCGGGTCAGCCGCAGTGGGCGGACGATCCGCGCTTTGCGACTAATAAGCTGCGGGTTACCAATCGAGCTGTGCTGATTCCATTGATCCGTCAGGCCACGGTGTTCAAGACCACCGCTGAGTGGGTTGCCCAGTTGGAGCAGGCAGGAGTGCCTTGCGGCCCTATCAACGATCTGGCGCAGATGTTCGAGGACCCGCAGGTCAAAGCGCGCGGGTTGGCGATCGAGCTGCCTCATGCGTTGGCGGGGTTGGTGCCTCAGGTAGCGAGTCCGATCCGTCTCTCCGAGACGCCGGTCGAGTACCGTCATGCGCCTCCTCTATTAGGAGAGCATACCGCCCAGGTTCTGCAGCGAGTGCTGGGGCTTGAGCTTGAGTCTGTGGATGCCTTGCGAGTCTCGGGCGTGGTGTGA
- a CDS encoding LysR family transcriptional regulator, whose amino-acid sequence MRRKIPSTAALISFEAAARHESFTKAAQELSLTQGAICRQIASLEEFLGVELFRRSRRGVKLTEAGLSYSRRVATQLDAVERDTLSVMGQQGANVIELAVVPTFGTQWLLPRLKDFQQRHPEVTVNLTNRTRPFLFADTDFDAAIYFGDADWSGTQSHRLMGENPMPVCSPATLGNRTRLSAEEIAELPLLQQTTRPYAWRQWFNSQHLNIPRDMTGPRYELFSMLAQAAMHDMGIALIPPFLIQRELREKRLVIANPEALASIKAYYLMIPERKVESASLRAFRDWLVEQAQGYSLEK is encoded by the coding sequence ATGCGCAGAAAGATCCCCAGCACTGCCGCCCTCATCAGCTTCGAAGCCGCCGCCCGTCACGAGAGCTTTACCAAGGCGGCGCAGGAGCTTTCGCTGACCCAAGGTGCAATTTGCCGACAGATCGCCAGCCTGGAAGAGTTTCTCGGGGTCGAACTGTTCCGCCGGTCCCGACGCGGCGTCAAGCTGACCGAGGCGGGGCTCTCCTACAGCCGCCGCGTGGCGACTCAACTGGACGCAGTGGAACGTGACACGCTGTCCGTCATGGGCCAGCAGGGCGCCAACGTCATCGAGCTGGCGGTGGTCCCGACCTTTGGCACCCAATGGCTGCTGCCCCGACTCAAGGATTTTCAGCAGCGACACCCGGAAGTCACGGTCAACCTGACCAACCGCACCCGGCCTTTCCTGTTCGCCGATACCGACTTCGACGCCGCGATTTACTTTGGCGATGCCGACTGGTCGGGCACCCAATCCCATCGCCTGATGGGAGAAAACCCGATGCCGGTATGCAGCCCCGCAACCCTGGGCAACCGCACCCGGCTAAGCGCCGAAGAAATCGCCGAGTTGCCGCTGCTGCAGCAGACCACGCGCCCCTATGCCTGGCGGCAATGGTTCAACTCACAGCACCTGAATATCCCGCGAGACATGACAGGCCCGCGTTACGAACTATTCTCCATGCTGGCGCAAGCCGCCATGCACGACATGGGTATCGCCCTGATCCCGCCATTCCTTATTCAACGGGAGCTGAGGGAAAAGCGCCTGGTGATCGCCAACCCCGAAGCACTGGCGAGCATCAAGGCGTATTACCTGATGATTCCCGAGCGCAAGGTGGAATCAGCGTCTTTACGGGCTTTTCGTGATTGGCTGGTGGAACAGGCACAAGGCTACAGCCTTGAGAAATAG
- a CDS encoding Re/Si-specific NAD(P)(+) transhydrogenase subunit alpha: MHIGVPLETQTGETRVAATPETIKKLIGQGHKVTVQSGAGINASVVDSAYEAAGATIGSANDAFGAELILKVVAPSDSELALIKSGTVLVGMLNPFSNETIAKMAERGITAFALEAAPRTSRAQSLDVLSSQANIAGYKAVLLAAHYYPRFMPMLMTAAGTVKAARVLILGAGVAGLQAIATAKRLGAVIEASDVRPAVKEQIESLGAKFVDVPYETDEERECAVGVGGYARPMPASWMQRQAQAVHERAKQADIVITTALIPGRKAPVLLSAETVAQMKPGSVVVDLAAAQGGNCPLTVADQVVVENGVTIVGPTNLAGAVAADASALYARNLLDFLKLVFTKEGQFEVNLEDDIVAACLMCRDGQVIRKNA, encoded by the coding sequence GTGCACATTGGTGTTCCTCTCGAGACCCAAACGGGTGAAACACGGGTTGCTGCAACCCCGGAAACCATCAAGAAACTGATCGGCCAGGGTCATAAAGTCACTGTGCAGAGCGGCGCCGGCATCAACGCCAGTGTTGTCGACAGTGCCTATGAAGCGGCAGGTGCAACCATTGGCAGCGCCAACGATGCATTCGGCGCGGAGCTGATTCTCAAGGTCGTGGCTCCCAGCGACAGCGAACTGGCCCTGATCAAGAGTGGCACCGTCCTGGTGGGCATGCTCAATCCGTTCAGCAATGAAACCATTGCCAAGATGGCCGAGCGCGGCATCACCGCCTTCGCCCTGGAAGCAGCGCCGCGTACCTCGCGGGCTCAGAGCCTGGATGTGCTGTCCTCGCAAGCCAACATCGCCGGTTACAAGGCGGTGCTGTTGGCTGCCCACTATTACCCGCGCTTCATGCCGATGCTGATGACCGCCGCGGGCACCGTGAAAGCCGCTCGCGTACTGATTCTCGGTGCCGGCGTTGCCGGCCTGCAGGCCATCGCCACCGCCAAGCGCCTGGGCGCCGTGATCGAGGCCTCGGACGTCCGTCCGGCGGTCAAGGAACAGATCGAATCCCTGGGGGCCAAGTTCGTCGACGTGCCTTACGAGACCGATGAGGAGCGTGAATGCGCCGTCGGTGTCGGTGGCTACGCACGCCCGATGCCTGCCAGCTGGATGCAGCGCCAGGCCCAGGCCGTGCACGAACGCGCCAAGCAGGCCGACATCGTGATCACCACCGCCCTGATTCCAGGCCGCAAGGCGCCAGTACTGCTGAGCGCCGAAACCGTGGCCCAGATGAAGCCGGGATCGGTGGTCGTCGACCTCGCCGCGGCCCAGGGCGGCAACTGCCCGCTGACCGTGGCGGATCAGGTGGTGGTCGAGAATGGCGTGACCATCGTCGGCCCGACCAACCTGGCCGGCGCTGTCGCTGCCGACGCCTCGGCGCTGTACGCCCGCAACCTGCTGGACTTCCTGAAGCTCGTCTTCACCAAAGAAGGTCAGTTCGAGGTCAACCTAGAAGACGACATCGTCGCCGCGTGCCTGATGTGCCGCGACGGCCAAGTCATCCGTAAAAACGCCTAA
- a CDS encoding PepSY-associated TM helix domain-containing protein — protein MRAILVLLHRYIGLATAVFLLLAGLTGSLLAFNHELDEWLNPRFYEAPAEGQALPPGSLVDRVQTQHPRLQVWYMEYPNEPGHTALLAAVPRNDPATGKPFDDPNQVFYLDPVSGEQTGKRFWGACCFQRENLIPFILEFHYNLTLPGNWGLVLMGLVAIFWVVDCFIALFLTLPRGRPFWKKWSTAWKIKGGHAYRLNMDLHRAGGLWLWLLLLPIAISSVAMNLPSQVFKPVVSLLSPIEPSVYEARGRMPSDQLGVTRLTYQQAYERAQEEGKRLGLTAAIGELYYSFEYNFYGAGFGQHDTEAHGKSWLFFHGTDGHLLGQEIAGQGTLGERFYRLQLPIHGGRIIGFTGQVLIAVLGLVIAVLSVTGIYIWWRKWLARRSSKMRQR, from the coding sequence ATGCGCGCAATTCTGGTTCTACTGCATCGTTATATCGGCCTGGCCACCGCGGTGTTTCTGCTGCTGGCGGGGCTGACCGGCAGCCTGCTGGCCTTCAATCACGAGCTGGACGAGTGGCTCAACCCGCGGTTCTACGAAGCCCCTGCCGAGGGTCAGGCACTGCCGCCTGGAAGCCTGGTCGACCGGGTGCAGACGCAGCATCCGCGCCTGCAGGTCTGGTACATGGAGTATCCCAACGAGCCCGGACATACCGCGCTGCTCGCGGCGGTTCCCCGGAACGATCCGGCCACGGGCAAACCCTTCGACGACCCCAACCAGGTGTTCTATCTGGACCCGGTCAGTGGCGAGCAGACCGGCAAGCGGTTCTGGGGCGCCTGCTGTTTTCAGCGGGAGAACCTCATCCCCTTCATTCTCGAGTTCCACTACAACCTGACGCTGCCGGGTAACTGGGGGCTGGTGTTGATGGGGCTGGTGGCGATCTTCTGGGTCGTCGATTGCTTCATCGCCTTGTTCCTCACCCTGCCCCGTGGCCGGCCGTTCTGGAAGAAGTGGTCGACCGCCTGGAAGATCAAGGGCGGGCACGCCTATCGTCTCAACATGGATCTGCATCGGGCGGGCGGGTTATGGCTGTGGTTACTGCTGCTGCCGATAGCGATCAGCAGCGTGGCGATGAACCTGCCGAGCCAGGTGTTCAAGCCGGTGGTTTCCCTGCTCTCGCCGATCGAACCGAGTGTCTATGAAGCTCGTGGGCGCATGCCCAGCGATCAGTTGGGGGTTACCCGGCTCACCTATCAGCAGGCTTATGAACGGGCCCAGGAAGAAGGCAAACGGCTGGGCCTGACAGCAGCGATCGGCGAGCTGTATTACAGCTTCGAATACAACTTCTATGGCGCCGGTTTCGGTCAGCACGATACCGAGGCCCATGGTAAGTCGTGGTTGTTCTTTCATGGCACCGATGGGCACCTGCTGGGGCAGGAGATCGCCGGGCAAGGCACCTTGGGCGAACGTTTTTATCGGCTGCAACTGCCGATCCATGGTGGCCGGATCATCGGCTTTACCGGGCAAGTGCTTATTGCAGTGTTGGGGTTGGTGATTGCGGTGTTGTCCGTCACCGGGATCTATATCTGGTGGCGTAAATGGCTGGCCCGCAGAAGCAGCAAGATGCGTCAGCGGTGA
- a CDS encoding NAD(P) transhydrogenase subunit alpha part 2: MEELISPGIYNLIIFVLAIYVGYHVVWNVTPALHTPLMAVTNAISAIVIVGAMLAAALTVTPLGKTMGTLAVALAAVNVFGGFLVTRRMLEMFKKKAPKAVKEEAPK, from the coding sequence ATGGAAGAGCTTATCTCCCCCGGTATCTACAACCTGATCATCTTCGTGCTGGCGATTTATGTCGGTTATCACGTGGTCTGGAACGTTACACCCGCACTGCACACGCCGCTGATGGCGGTGACCAACGCCATTTCGGCGATCGTGATCGTCGGCGCCATGCTGGCCGCCGCCCTGACCGTGACACCGCTGGGCAAGACCATGGGCACGCTGGCCGTGGCCCTGGCCGCGGTCAACGTGTTCGGCGGCTTCCTGGTAACCCGCCGCATGCTTGAGATGTTCAAGAAAAAAGCCCCGAAAGCCGTAAAAGAAGAGGCGCCCAAGTAA
- a CDS encoding acyl-CoA dehydrogenase has product MGGKASFNWIDPLLLDQQLTEEERMVRDSAEQFAQGKLAPRVLEAFRHEKTDPAIFREMGEVGLLGATIPEQYGGSGLNYVCYGLIAREVERVDSGYRSMMSVQSSLVMVPINEFGTEAQKQKYLPKLASGEWIGCFGLTEPNHGSDPGAMISRARKVDGGYSLTGSKMWITNSPIADVFVVWAKDDAGDIRGFVLEKGWKGLSAPAIHGKVGLRASITGEIVMDNVFVPEENIFPDVRGLKGPFTCLNSARYGISWGALGAAEFCWHTARQYTLDRQQFGRPLAATQLIQKKLADMQTEITLALQGCLRLGRMKDEGTAAVEITSIMKRNSCGKSLDIARMARDMLGGNGISDEFGIARHLVNLEVVNTYEGTHDVHALILGRAQTGIQAFY; this is encoded by the coding sequence ATGGGCGGTAAAGCAAGCTTCAACTGGATCGATCCCCTTCTGCTGGATCAACAGCTCACTGAAGAGGAGCGCATGGTGCGTGACAGTGCCGAGCAATTCGCTCAAGGCAAGCTGGCGCCGCGTGTGCTCGAAGCTTTCCGTCATGAAAAGACCGACCCGGCGATCTTCCGTGAAATGGGCGAAGTTGGCCTGCTGGGTGCCACCATTCCCGAACAGTACGGCGGCAGCGGTCTGAATTATGTCTGCTACGGCCTGATTGCCCGCGAAGTGGAGCGTGTTGACTCCGGCTACCGCTCGATGATGAGCGTGCAGTCCTCCCTGGTGATGGTGCCGATCAATGAATTTGGTACCGAAGCCCAGAAGCAGAAGTATTTGCCGAAGCTGGCCTCTGGCGAGTGGATCGGCTGCTTTGGTCTGACCGAGCCTAACCATGGCTCCGACCCGGGCGCGATGATTTCCCGTGCCCGTAAGGTCGATGGCGGTTACAGCCTGACTGGTAGCAAGATGTGGATCACCAACAGCCCGATTGCTGATGTGTTCGTGGTCTGGGCCAAGGACGATGCTGGGGATATCCGCGGCTTCGTACTGGAGAAAGGTTGGAAAGGTCTGAGTGCTCCGGCGATTCACGGTAAGGTCGGCCTGCGCGCTTCCATCACCGGCGAAATCGTCATGGACAACGTCTTTGTGCCGGAAGAGAACATCTTCCCGGATGTACGGGGTCTGAAAGGTCCGTTCACCTGCCTGAACTCTGCCCGCTACGGTATTTCCTGGGGCGCCCTGGGTGCGGCTGAGTTCTGCTGGCACACCGCTCGCCAATACACGTTGGACCGTCAGCAATTCGGCCGCCCGCTGGCGGCTACTCAACTGATCCAGAAAAAACTGGCGGACATGCAGACCGAGATCACCCTCGCCCTTCAAGGCTGCCTGCGTCTGGGCCGGATGAAGGATGAAGGTACGGCAGCGGTGGAAATCACCTCGATCATGAAGCGCAACTCCTGCGGCAAGTCGCTGGACATCGCTCGCATGGCCCGTGACATGCTGGGCGGTAACGGCATCTCCGACGAGTTCGGCATCGCCCGTCACCTGGTCAACCTGGAGGTGGTGAACACCTACGAAGGGACTCATGACGTCCATGCGCTGATCCTGGGGCGCGCACAGACCGGCATCCAGGCGTTCTACTGA